DNA from Streptomyces sp. Edi4:
ACCCGTCGTGCTGCCCCGGGGCACGGAGGTCGCCACCGGCCGCACCGAGACGGAGGAGGCGGTGGTCTTCGCCTCCGAGGACGATCTGACGATCGTGCCGTGCAGCCTCTCCCACGTGCTGCGCCAGCCCGCCGCGTCCAAGCCGGAGGACTGCTCGCAGGACGTGCTCGGCGGCAACGACGTGTCGGTGTTCAGCTCCGGCCCGCTCCCCGGCGACGTCCTGCTCTTCGGCCTGTCGGCGGCGCTGCCGCACTGCACCGCCGCGCTGCGCCTGGACAGCCGCGTCGACGGTGTCGGCGTCGACCCGCGCCAGCCACCGCTGGTGTGGGAGGCCTGGACGGCCGACGGCTGGACCGAGTGCGAGGTCGCCGAGGACTCCACCGGCGGCCTCAACCGCCCCGGCGAGGTCATCCTGCACATGCCGGCCGCGCACGCCGTCTCCCGGATGGGCGGCCTCGACGCGGGCTGGCTGCGCTGCCGGGTCGTGGAGGCCGCCCCCGGCCAGCCCTTCTACAGCGTCTCGCCGACCGTGCGCGGCGCCTCCGCCTTCACCATCGGCGGCACCACCCGCGTCTCGCACTCCGACACCGTGCGCGACGAGTCGCTGGGCGACTCCGAGGGCGTCCCCGGGCAGCGGCTGTTGCTGGCGCACGCGCCCGTCGTCGGCGGCGTCCGCCTGGAGATCTCGGCGGGCGAGGGCTGGGAGGAGTGGGAGATGGTGGGCGACTTCGCCTCCTCGGCCCCCTTCGACCGGCACTTCACCCTGGACGCGGCGACCGGCGAGATAGCCTTCGGCCCCGCTGTGCGCCAACCCGACGGCTCGGTACGGCAGTTCGGCGCCGTACCGATCAAGGGCGCCGCCATCCGCGCGTCGCGGTACGGCACCGGCGGCGGCCGCTTTGGCAATGTGGCCCGGGGCGCCATCCAGGTGCTGCGCAGCTCCATCCCGTACATCTCCCGCGTGGAGAACCGGGAGGCCGCGCGCGGCGGTGTGGACGGCGAGACCGTCGAGGAGGCCAAGACGCGCGCGCCGATCGCGCTGCGCGCCCAGGAGCGGGCCGTGACCGCCCGCGACTACGAGGAGCTGGCCCGCCGGGCCGCGCCCGAGACGGCCCGCATCGCCTGTCTGGCGGCGGACGACGTCGAGTCGGGCGACAACGCGGTACGGGTCCTCGTGGTCCCCCAGGCCGTGCCGGACCGGGGCGGCCGGCTGCGCTTCGAGCAACTGGTGCCCGGCGACGAGCTGTTGGGCCGCGTCACGTCCTTCCTCGACGAGCGGCGCCCCCTTGGCACCCGGCTCGCGGTGGGGCCGCCGTTCTACCAGGGCGTCACGGTGGTGGCGACCCTGCACTCCTTCCGCGCCGCCAAGGCCGACTACGTACGCGACGAGGCACTGAACGCGCTCTACTCCTACCTGGACCCGCTGACCGGCGGCGCCCACGGCACGGGCTGGCCCTTCGGGCGGCCGCTGCGCGCGGGCGAGATCTTCGCGGCGCTCCAGCGCGTGCCGGGTGTCGAGCTGGTCGACGAGGTCCTGCTGCACCCGGCGGACCCGCTGACCGGCCGCAGGGGCGATGCCACCGACCGCATCGAGCTGTCCCCCTCGGCGCTCCTGTTCCCCTTCGACCACCGCGTCCGCGTGATCGAGGCCCGATGAGCGCGCGCGGCACCATCGAAGGGCTCGGCTCCTCGCACCCGCTGGGCACCCAGCTGCCCGCGGTGTACGCCGACGACGACTTCGCCCAGCGTTTCGTCTCGGGCCTCGACGTGGTCCTTGCCCCGCTGTTCAACGTGCTCGACTGCCTGGAGGCCTACTTCGACCCGGCGCTCGCGCCGGAGGACTTCGTGGACTGGCTCACCACCTGGGTCGGCACGGAACTCGACGG
Protein-coding regions in this window:
- a CDS encoding putative baseplate assembly protein, whose product is MALPAPHLDDRRFQQFVDDAKRYIQQRCPEWSDHNVSDPGVTLIEAVAHMADQVVYRLNRVPEKNQLAFLDLLGVTLFPPSAARAAVTFWLSAPQPEPVVLPRGTEVATGRTETEEAVVFASEDDLTIVPCSLSHVLRQPAASKPEDCSQDVLGGNDVSVFSSGPLPGDVLLFGLSAALPHCTAALRLDSRVDGVGVDPRQPPLVWEAWTADGWTECEVAEDSTGGLNRPGEVILHMPAAHAVSRMGGLDAGWLRCRVVEAAPGQPFYSVSPTVRGASAFTIGGTTRVSHSDTVRDESLGDSEGVPGQRLLLAHAPVVGGVRLEISAGEGWEEWEMVGDFASSAPFDRHFTLDAATGEIAFGPAVRQPDGSVRQFGAVPIKGAAIRASRYGTGGGRFGNVARGAIQVLRSSIPYISRVENREAARGGVDGETVEEAKTRAPIALRAQERAVTARDYEELARRAAPETARIACLAADDVESGDNAVRVLVVPQAVPDRGGRLRFEQLVPGDELLGRVTSFLDERRPLGTRLAVGPPFYQGVTVVATLHSFRAAKADYVRDEALNALYSYLDPLTGGAHGTGWPFGRPLRAGEIFAALQRVPGVELVDEVLLHPADPLTGRRGDATDRIELSPSALLFPFDHRVRVIEAR